The Prionailurus viverrinus isolate Anna chromosome C1, UM_Priviv_1.0, whole genome shotgun sequence DNA window aataaacctaatcaaagaggtgaaaacactgaaaactatagaaagcttatgaaagaaattgaagaacccccccccccccccacacacacacaatggaaaaacattccatgctcatgtattggaagaacaaatgttgctaaaatgtcaatattgcccaaagcaatctacatattcaattcaattcctatcaaaataacatgagcattcttcacagagctaaaacaatcctaaaatttgtatggcaccagaaaagaccccgaatagccaaagcaatcctgaaaaagaaaaccaaagctggaggcaggcatcacaattctggacttcaagctgtattacaaagctataatcatcaagacagtatggtactggtacaaaaacagacacatagatcaagggaacagGTAAatagcccagaaacagacccatattTATATGGTGAACCAATCCATGACAAAGGTAGAaagtatatacaatggaaaaagacagtctcttcagcaaatggcactgggaaaactggacagcatgaAAGCTCtttgtgcagaagaatgaaactggaccactttcttacaccatacacataaataaattcaaaatgaatgaaagacctaaacataagacaggaagccatcaaaatcctagaggagaaaacagacaacaggctctttgacttcagccacagtaacttcttacttgacatgtgtccagagccaagggaaacaaaagcaaaaatgaactattgggacctcatcaagataaaaagcttctggacaggaaaggaaacaatcagcaaaactaaaaggcaaccaatggaatggagaagatagttgcaaatgaaatatcagataaagggttagtatccaaaatctattaagaactaatcaaactcaacacccagaaaccaaataatccagtgaagaaatgaagacatgaatagacgcttttccaaagaaggcatccggatggctgacagacacatgaaaaaatgttccacatcactcaccatcagggaaatacaaatcaaaaccacactgagataccacctcacaccagtcagagtggctaaaattaacaacctaggcaacaacagatgttggtgtggatgtggagaaagaggaactcttttgcactgctggtgggaatgcaaactggtgcagccactctgtaaaagagtatggaggttcctcaaaaaattaaaaataaaactaccctatgacccagcaattgcactactaggtatttatccaagggatataggagtgctgattcaaagggggcacatgcaccccaatattagcactattgacaatagccaaagtatggaaagagcccacatatccatcgactgatgaatggataaagaagatgtggtgtgtgtgtatgtatatatatgtgtatatacacacaatcgaatattactcagtgatcaaaaagaatgaaatcttgccatctgcaataacatggatggaactagagtgtattatgctaagtgaagtaagtcagagaaagataaatatcatatgacttcactcatgtggaatttaagatacaaaacagataaacataaaggaagagaagcaaacaTATAAAAacggagacaaaccataagagactcttaaatacagagaacaaactgaggatagCTGGTGGGGTGtcgggtagggggatgggctaaatgggcaaggggcattaaggaggacacttgttgggatgagcactgggtgtttacatgtaagagatgaatcactaaattctattcctgaaatcattattaccctatatgttaactaacttggatgtaaatttacaaaaacaaaaaaattaaattggcaGATTTTTGTAGCAATAGTTTGTACAATTGCTAAGATTAGGTATAAAGAATGAGCCGTgatgttttacattttgaaacCTCTTCTTTTCAGTTATAGCACTCGTGTTATATTTTATGATGCCTATTGTGAATGTAAGCGAAGTACTTGGACCCTTGTGCCTTATGTTACTCATGGGAACTGTCCACTGTCAAATTGTGTCTACTCAGATAACAAGGCCATCGGGAAACAATGGAAATCGGAGAAGAAGGTAAGATAAGAAATTGCACTTGTAGTTGTGTTTTCTGAGAGAGGCATTGAACAGACTTAGAAAATCTTtgatgaaattaataaaaaatcttctggtttacaattttttttaaattattttttggcttaaaaaaaaaaaagaatgcttttctTTTCGTTCTTCTTCCAGATGCTAAGAAACCTTGTCATGACCTATTTAATCCCAGGTGGGATTTTGTCATTCAGTAAAgttgtttaaaaggaaaaatttgatACTGCAATAGTTATACTCTTAAAATTTACTTcagtgattttgaaaaaaaaatttttgacattCAGTCTCAATCAAAATTTGGTGAAAATTCACTATGTAAACAAGGATGTTAGTACATTGGGCTAGTGCTAGTAAAATTTGTACTTTTTTCCAGTTGTATGTAAAGAATGGATTTCTAAGTGCTCTAACCTTTTAACAGagattaatttctcttttctatacATTGaattcactttgtttttattgGTTATATGCCATCTGTGAGTTTTGGAACTGTTATAAAGGCTTTTAAGGTAAATGTTAGGTATATTACCTTCCAAAAGTTACATTATCTTTTCTCAGAAAtctgtaaatttttgttttcctaagcaATTaccaaataagatttttttttcatttggtgcaatgaatttgaacatatttattcttatttttgaatgttattttcaagccatttttgttttcaaagagagGATTCCTTGCAATTAATGATTTCTAAGGAAATCTCGTTGTGTATCTTGGTGATTTAGATATGTATTTTAACTGCTTAGGGTATCAATACAAAATGATCAATTGCTGTTATTTTGTGTTCTCTGATTAAATGTGTCAGATGGATAGATTTCTGACATCCATATTTAAAGGCATTGTTCTTTGTGCTAGTGGTGTTGAATGTACATGGAAAGACTCTTGGTCATACAcgtgaaaaatttttttctagtaataTTTTTGATATcagttcaatttctttaaatattaaacaaaatgataGCATAGGACTTTGGTTTGGAACCTGGTTTTGCCCTTAAGTCAGAAACATTCTTGCATGATTTTATCCTCATTACAAGAAGTTCACTATACTTAATTTCAGGTAGTAACCCATTGCTATCATTTTCTGTAGGGATATTTTGGGTAGAAACATACAAGTTCTTGAATAATCTGAAGTtgttgaaatacttttttttttttttttgtagaaaattaCGAAAAACTGTAAATGGTGACGGGAGCcgagaaaatggaaataactccTCTGATAAAGTCAGAGGAGTAGAAACTTTGGAATCTATACCCTTTATTGGTGGATTTTGGGACAGTCTCTTTGGCAACAGGTGAGAAGGCTTATGTTGGAATTTTTACTTGATTTTGTATTCACATTAGTGTTAACATAGTATATTATCTGATTGGGAGTATAGTGTAAGCATATTATAATTGTGGTATGATTTTTAAGGATTCTAGAAGGATTTGTTTACTCCAGGTGTCCCCACTGTCATGTTGCCCATAATTCCAGTATTCTACCATAAAAGttcattctgtttgatttttaACAGAATTATAGACCACAagattatagaaatataaatacttGGAAagggtaaatattttaagccGTATCAGCTGACagcttgaggggaaaaaaagaattttaaaaagatcagatATTTTTCAGTGTGGAAGCTGATACCTCTTTAGAAATGGGATGCAGGAGGCTGGTGTTGATGGGCTATAGGACAGAAAGGGAAGTGGATTCAAAACATATTCTATCTTCTTCATGATTTTGCAGGTCAGGACAACATTAGTATGACTTGAAGAAATACTATTTTGTCATATATTAATGATTATGACTCAAAAACAAAGTTCTTttgcagttcctttttttttttaaatgtttatttatttttcagagagagacacacacagtgtgggtaggggaagggcagagagggagacacagaatccgaagcaggctccaggctctgagctgtcagcacagagcccgatgcagggctcgaactcatggaccatgagatcatgacctgagccaaagtcggacacttaactgactgagccatccaggtccccCTTGCGGTTCCTTTTTTTGAAGATGAAGTACACATTTCCCCCACTTTCCGAAAGCAGAGTGTTCTTTGAAACCTTTCATGGgtcaaaatggaataaagtgaagaagcaattaccattaatttctGCAGAAAAACTTTTGAGCCTtctcagaccccccccccccccaaaatagcctctcttaggcttttctgataccttaggacacatcttgctagtGGATTGAGAtgaagcacagatgctcacagacacagttcgaAGCTCTGgcggcttgatgctgagatgctgagtgtagttcccAGGGACAGGGCCCTCAGGGGCCACTCTTGCGGCTGGCCGGCAGCTTGTAGGCGCGCTGCTCCCATAATGGCACACGGTGAAACAAATACTGAGTGCTAGTTTCACTTTACGCCTTTGTTCGCAAAAGCAAAAATCCTCCTCAGGTTTCTTTTGGTTAACACGACAGGTGTTAATGTAAGTCTTCCATAAAAGCTAAGTGGCACAATGTGGACTGTAGAAAAGCAGGGGGACGCTTGTATATTCCCCTACTTTGCTAAAGACAGGTTACATTCTTCAGTTGAAGTGTTGGGTTCTTTGTGTTGAAcattgtgctgggcactgggcatCCCCTTTCTCAGTGATTTTATTGTCTAAATAGGAAGATACGAGTATGATACAGTCACAGCAATGTAAAAATACTATAAGTGATTACGTGCTGACGAAAGGCCATGTAGTTGAGCAGACAGAGTAATTCAGGGGTGAAGTAATCAGCAGGAGTCATGAAGGAGCCAAGAATTGCTGGTCTTTGAGGGACAGGTGAGGGGAAGACATTCTAGGAAGTGGCATAAACGGGTGATGTGAGGTAGGCATTGGCACTGTGTTTGAGAGGGAAAGTGGAGAAGACTGAAGCTACCTGCTTGCAAAACTGAAAAGAGGAGGCTTACTCTCAAAATTAATTGTGATGAGTCTTTGGTGACTAGCGATACCTGTATTCTGGCTTCCTACACCCTTAGGCAAGCTAGAAGCCTGAAAAATAGGATTTCTGCATTTTCTTGATTTCCAGAATAACACACAGTTGGCCTGTGGTTAAAGGTacctgttgactagaagccttactaATAACATAGTTAATAAGCATATattgtgtgtgttgtatgtattatatactgtattcttacaataaagtaaggtaaagaaaaagtaatgttattaagaaaatgataaggaaaatacatttataatactgtactgtattttttGAAAAGTCCATGAATAAGTGGAACCTGTAGtttaaacctgtgttgttcaagggtcaggtGTATTAACATTCTTCAGAAGAAAGTGATTTCatgaaagatatttcatgctagtaatctttgttttccttttctaaaattagGATTAAAAGAGTGAAATTAATATGTAACAAAGGAACTGAAACTGATAATGACCCAAGTTGTCTGCATCCTATCATTAAGAAGAGACAATGTCGACCAGAGATTAGAATGTGgcaaacaaaagagaaagcaaaattttCAGATGGAGAAAAGTGCCATAGGGTAAGATTTAGATGAGTATATATAgcaaaatcttttctttcctgcatAAAATGTTCCTATTCTTAGACTCTGCTAGAGGTATCAAATAGATACTAACAGGTTTGTGTAATTGGTCTTAACAAATAAGTGAAATGTAAAACCACAGGACATGAAAAGGAGAGTAACACGCGAAGACtgtagtttattcttttaatttctggGACTAGACCTTGTTATTTGATAGGCTACTGACCCAGCCTTAGGAGTAGGCTGGTCGATTTCATCAACGGATCTGTGTGTAGAGGCTCCTGTGTCATATTCCAGAGATGCAATGATAATATAGTAGGGTTTGGGAAGCTATTTTCTAGCTTTAGCACAGATGTTTTATCTCTAAAACTACATTTTATAGTCTTGAAATATCTTCTCACTTGTTAGACTGTGGCATTTAGTAATTACAAAAATAGCTAATCTGTTTGAGTCATTACTGCAaccagacactattctaagtgctttacgtgTAGTAAGTCATCTAATTGTTTCGGTAGCTCTGTGAGATAGGTGCTTTTATTATCATCCCTTTTCCTCTGAGGAAAAGGAGCCCCAGAGATTCAGTTACTTGCCTCAGGTTATGTGGCCAGGAAGTCGAAGGGCTCCGATTCAGACTCACGCCTGCGCTTCCAACCTCTCTACATAATACTGCCTCACCGTTTAGGCTGCTTAGTGCCAAGAGAGTTTTCTTTATTGACACCAAGTAAGATATAGGTTTGTTCAGTTTTGGGTTACCTTTAccatttcttagtttttacctgtttttttgtttttacacatGCCGCTTACTAGAGTATTTTGGGCTGTTCCCTGGGGAGAAATTGCTGTTCTCTTTGTAGGAGGCTTTTAGGCATCTGGGTAATGGGATTTCAGATGATCTGTCAAGCGAGGAGGACGGTGAAGCCCGGACACAGATGATGATGTTGCGCCGGAGTGTGGAAGGGGCCTCAAGTGACAACGGCTGTGAAGTTAAGAATAGAAAGTCAATACTTTCTAGGCACCTAAACACTCAGGTAATTTTTAGTTTGTAAAAGTATAGGCATTAACTCCTAAATCACTGAATACTAACAGGATATTTGACATGTTTTCCTACTGTTTATTGGCTTGATTTTTGGCAGGTAAAGAAAACCACCACCAAGTGGTGTCACATTGCACGGGATTCAGATAGTCTGGCTGAATCAGAGTTTGAATCGGCAGCCTTCAGTCAGGTAATGTATCCTTCTGAGAGGTCATTGTTCAGGGTGTATTCCTGAGTGTGATAAGTTTACCCACTGCTTTTTTTATTGATTGTCCTGACGTAGTAGTTCTATTTTCCTGGCCTCCCCTGCCGTCAGTTGTCTGTCTACCTCTCTGGCTGCTCACCCCCACGAAGAGAAGGAGCTCTGTTTCACTTTGACTCTGATCTTGAAAGTATCATAGATGATCTGATGCTTTGCAGGCAAGAGCTTCCTCAATCCCCAGATGACAAGAAGCCTCCCTCATATTTACTTGGAATATAGAGTTTATTCTTAAGTATCATTCCTTTGTAAGTGGCACTGATGCTGATGAAGATAAATTTTTGAGAAAGGACCCCTGAGAGACGAGCAGCAAATCTCATCATGCAGCTAATAGGATATTGTATATTTGGAATATTATAATTCAGAGGGGGACGGGGCAGATGGTGgtaggtggtttttgttttgattgaCAAGGCAGTTGGGGGCGTGGGAAAACATTCGTGTTTCTGTTTATGCTGCAGGCGAGCTGCACCGCGCAGCCTCTGCTCAGCCTGACTGTCCTTTCCGTGGTTGGCCGGGCCCCGGGACACGACTAGATCTGCAGTCACGCTCACCGTATTTAGAGTAGGGGGCACTTTGGGAATGTCAGAAGGCTCTGCCACACCTTTCCAGGGTAGGCCCTCCGGAGGGGCTTGCAGAGGTCACTGTCATCCAGGGCATTCCAGTCAAACAGCCTTATGATTTGGCAGTCAGTTCTTAGAGGGATTCCTTTTACAGCCCTGCTTGTTAGAGAGTCACACAGGGTTCAACATTTATAtcttaaaatgtattattgttaTGTGAAGCCTTATGAACAGGTGAATATTTGGGGGTAAGTTTACGGGAGCTTGCCAGCCATCACCACAGATAActtgctttaatttttgtttcagatatatgattgtttttaaaaatgaatgaaaaaaatagttttgtttttctgtttccctttaaAGGGCTCTAGGTCTGGCATGAGTGGTGGCTCTCGAAGCCTGACCATGTCCAGAAGAGACTCAGAAAGCACGCGCCATGACTCAGAGACCGAGGATATGCTATGGGACGACCTGCTGCATGGCCCAGAGTGCCGGTCATCTGTCACCAGTGACAGTGAGGGGGCCCATGTGAACACCCTCCATTCAGGGACCAAACGTGATCCCAAAGAAGATGTTTTTCAGCAGGTCTGTAAAGGTGACGGTAGCCAATATTTACTGTATACTTACACATGCCAGGGGCCGTATTATCTCATTTGGCTTTACAATAATTgaatgaggtagatactattattatctctaatGTAGAGACGAGGAAATCGAGCATAATTTGTAAGTGAAGACGTTGGAATTAGAACTCAGGGGCAGGTACTCTGGAATTGCCCTAACATGAATTGTTCTTCATAAcactttttctcattattttccttAGAATGAtccttaatgttcattttatgtgAGCAGAGTGTTGTTTGAATGGTATATCAACCTCATATTTTCAGCGACATCGCAGCGTTATGTGTGAATTACTAAGAAATGGCATTACTTGCTTCTCTAGTAATGTATAAACCAAGTGGTGCTTTTAATTTTAGGTCTTATATTAATATCATAAAATCAGAGAACCTGGAATTGGAGATTCCTTAGAAGGTATTTGAACCTTCCAACCAATGTAGGAATTCTTACATGGTAATCATCGTTACTCCTTCTTGGGACTATTGTGATATAtctaatgagaaaatataaagtgcttagcacaatgtctggcaaaGGGTAAGCACCTAATAAATGTTAGCATTATTATTAGTATTGCCATCAGATTATCAGTGGCCTCTGTGTAAGTACTTCTGGAGCCAGAGTGATTGTTAACTTCATGAGAGAGCTTTCTCCACTGCTGGATAGATTGAATGGTTAAGAAGTGATTCTCAAATCAACATTTCAGATGTTTGGTGGCAATGATCatgattcttcctttttttgttgttctttaggCTAAATATTTCCACAGTGATCTACAAATACTGGATTCTGGATATTCATTTGTTTAATCATTGAATTTTCTTGATTCTAGGATACCATTGATTTAGGTTacacatttttcataaaaaaatccTGCTTcattaaatgtatacaatttttaaaaactaaccagaaacaacatacattttcttattaaagCTTTAAGCTTCTTTCAATTTTGCTGTCAAAGTTTGAATCTAAATATTCTTTACATTTAGTCTGAAGATTCATCTAAATTACATTAGCCGTCAGTAGTTATACATGACATCCTGATAATCTTGACCTCCTTTGCACTTTTGGGATTTTCAGTATAATTTTGGggcatatataaacataattagGTAACATGAAACCATATCGAAAGGAATTCCATCATTTCCCAATTACCCTATCCATCCTGTTCTTCCTTTATCCCCATATTTTTGAATGCCACCACTGACCGCCTAAGGCAGAAATCTTggagtagttctttttttttttttttttttaagtttatttactttttttgtttttttttaagtttatttacttttgagagagacagagacagcgtgagtcagggaggagcagagagagagggagagagaaagaatcccaagcaggctctgtgccaccagcacagaacccaatgtggggctcaaactcacggacccatgaaatcatgacctgagccaaaaccaagagttggatgcctaaccgactcaaccacccaggtgccccatccttggAGTGGTTCTTGACCCCACCCTCTCTAGTGTGTTTCTAATATGTCCTCTTGACTCCACTGAATATCTGTGTCTGTCTACTTGTGTCTCCCCTGCTTGGGGTGGACCGTCATTGGCTGCTATCTGGATCATTATAGCAGCTTCTGTGGGCCTGctccctttgcttttccatgcTGCAGCTGGAATGATGCCATTCCCTTTAAAATCCTTTAAGTGCTTTCCCTCCTCCATTGGgattatttgcttgtttgtttgtttctttcttaagtttgtttatttattttgagattgagagcatgagcaagggaggggcagagagagagggagagaaagagtatcCCGAGcgggctccacaccatcagcgcagagcccgacctggggctcaaacccatgaaccgtgagatcgtgacctgagccaaaaccaagagtcggacacttaacctagtgagccaccaggcacccctgtcctcttgagttttttatcttttctgtgtcCTGATTAGACCAGAGAAAGGCTTAACTCCTCAGTTATTCATGCAACTTGTAAGGCCTATTAGCAGCTCTCCTAGCTAATTTCCTGCTACTTCCAGTATAGTCATGCTGCTCTAGAAATACTTTCCTTCTTAACATGCCATGAATACACCAAGCTTATCCTCACTTCCACACATTTAGAGAGGGAAGCCAGGCCACCTTGGAGATCATGGAATCCTACTTTCCATCATTACAGAAGACATTTAGCCTCTCTCTAGGTAAGAAAATGTCTTAGTGAAGAAAAAAGGACCAGAGATCAGCATGGTGGAGGTTTGTCATTGGTATTGAGCTCTGTGAAGGAGAGAATAGAATGATGAGGTCTAACACTGGCAAATGTGGCCTGGGAGCTGGACAATGGGGAGAAAATCTAactgagggaagaaagaagggtggatgaaaatagttttatatttttctttttagaaccaCTTATTCTGGCTTCAGAACTCAAGTCCTGCCTCTGATCGAGTTAGTGCAATAATCTGGGAAGGGAATGAGTGCAAAAAGATGGATATGTCTGTGTTGGAAATAAGTGGCATCATCATGAGCAGGGTAAGATTTCAtaagttttcagattttttgaAAAACCTGTTTATGATCAGCTGTTCATTGGCTCTATTCAGTGATCAAAGCACTGACTCTGCTTTTGAAAcacgaatatatatatatatatttttaatttttgtggttAGTGTCTTTACTtggtagtatatattttttttgttacaaAGTTCTCTGAACATGATCAGTTATTCAAGTATACTCTATGAATGTTCCTTATCTAAgcctaatttttaataaaatctaagaGTCATAAATCTATACGtcatttttctttgtacttctttTAGATTCGAAACAGATTTCGTTTTTAATCTAAATAGTAGTTGATAAAAACTGCTTCATAACTCCATTTAACTGTGTAATAACGATGCGACGTTTTAAATTAATTCCCAGGTTAATGCGTATCAGCAAGGAGTAGGTTATCAGATGCTGGGAAATGTCGTCACCATTGGATTagcatttttcccttttttacatCGACTTTTCCGTGAGAAGAGTTTTGACCAGCTAAAGTCTATTTCAGCTGAGGAGATCATGACTCTCTTTTGTGGGGCACCACCTGTTACACctattattattttgtctatgattaatttttttgaacGATTGTGtcttacttggattttttttttcatgatgtgtGTGGCGGAAAGAACATATAAACAGGTCAGTAGAAAATTAAGTTTCTCGCCTCTGCCTTTGTATATGATATTCCACCGAGTTGTTTTTGTTCTATTGATTTGTTCTCTCTCCAGAAGTTAATGTGGACAATGAAGGATTGATGAGCAAACTTTTGGTGTTTGTGGGTTTAACACTTGTGATATCGATTAATCACAAATAACATGTTGTAATCTGAGATTTCGGTGAGCTCACGGGTAGGAATAAGTGGCTTAGGCAGAGAGTGAGCCTAGCTGACTGCACAGCACCTGTGTCTCAATACTGCACTTGTTTGCCCATAACATATGTAGTAATTCTCAAAGTGAAAATGTTTCTGTAGGCAATGgttaagtgagaaataaatgcattGAATTTCGGTAAGAATGAAGAATTGGAGACTTGATATGTCTTCATGTCCAAAAGAATGTGATTTTGAATGGAAATTTAATTTGGAACTAAACCAGAATTCAGATAAACAATTTTGTTTGTGAGGTCGGGGATTCACAAAGGTCTCCAAAGAATATTCCTTGAGAATGTCAAGTGTACCATATTACAAAGGCATATATACAAAGACATTACTATAGAATATGATTTGGAAGTAACAGGATAATGAGCTATTAGCTTAGTCTAAGTGATCAGTGATTAGAATTtcatctgtttattattttttatatgcttCCAATATATGGGAATATTATTTacaattatataaacatatactcAGAGACAAACATGTATATtttactttgtgatttttttaaacctctagagatttttatttgcaaaactcTTCAGCCATATTACTTCTGCCAGGAAGGCTAGGAAATATGAAATACCTCATTTCAGACTTAAAAAGGTGGAGAACATTAAGATATGGTTATCACTGCGCTCCTTTCTCAAGGTGAGTTTCATTTGACGATGGAATATGTGCAGGAATATGCAGAAAGCATGCTCACTGAAATTTCTGGCAGCAGATACTCAATGGGTAGTGTAGTTCTGTGAACCAGACAGATCATATCAGTGGCTGACAGACAGACGTGCTGGACAGCAAGTTGAAAATGATCTATCTGCTAAGCTGTTAGAGGTGAGTAAATGAGAGCttaggaagggaaaagaaaatctaaattccTAGGGCAGAGCGATAAGttgaaaatttcatctttttctgactttttggaaaatattttagctGAAAATACATTCGTGAATAACTCACAGCCTTAACTTGGAACAGCATGAATTTCAATGCTTAAAATTAAACGTGTCCGAACTATGTTAAAATACTgggctagaggggcgcctgggtggcgcagtcggttaagcgtccgacttcaaccaggtcacgatctcgcggtccgtgagttcgagccccgcgtcgggctctgggctgatggctcagagcctggagcctgtttccgattctgtgtctccctctctctctgcccttcccccattcatgctctgtctctctctgtcccaaaaataaataaacgttgaaaaaaaaaaattaaaaaaaaaaaaatactgggc harbors:
- the PHTF1 gene encoding protein PHTF1 isoform X3, translated to MGHIKPDLIDVDLIRGSTFAKAKPEIPWTSLTRKGLVRVVFFPLFSNWWIQVTSLRIFVWLLLLYLMQVIALVLYFMMPIVNVSEVLGPLCLMLLMGTVHCQIVSTQITRPSGNNGNRRRRKLRKTVNGDGSRENGNNSSDKVRGVETLESIPFIGGFWDSLFGNRIKRVKLICNKGTETDNDPSCLHPIIKKRQCRPEIRMWQTKEKAKFSDGEKCHREAFRHLGNGISDDLSSEEDGEARTQMMMLRRSVEGASSDNGCEVKNRKSILSRHLNTQVKKTTTKWCHIARDSDSLAESEFESAAFSQGSRSGMSGGSRSLTMSRRDSESTRHDSETEDMLWDDLLHGPECRSSVTSDSEGAHVNTLHSGTKRDPKEDVFQQNHLFWLQNSSPASDRVSAIIWEGNECKKMDMSVLEISGIIMSRVNAYQQGVGYQMLGNVVTIGLAFFPFLHRLFREKSFDQLKSISAEEIMTLFCGAPPVTPIIILSMINFFERLCLTWIFFFMMCVAERTYKQRFLFAKLFSHITSARKARKYEIPHFRLKKVENIKIWLSLRSFLKRRGPQRSVDVVVSSVFLLTLSIAFICCAQVLQGHKTFLNDAYNWEFLIWETALLLFLLRLASLGSETNKKYSNVSILLTEQINLYLKMEKKPNKKEQLTLVNNVLKLSTKLLKELDTPFRLYGLTMNPLIYNITRVVILSAVSGVISDLLGFNIRLWKIKS
- the PHTF1 gene encoding protein PHTF1 isoform X4 — protein: MMPIVNVSEVLGPLCLMLLMGTVHCQIVSTQITRPSGNNGNRRRRKLRKTVNGDGSRENGNNSSDKVRGVETLESIPFIGGFWDSLFGNRIKRVKLICNKGTETDNDPSCLHPIIKKRQCRPEIRMWQTKEKAKFSDGEKCHREAFRHLGNGISDDLSSEEDGEARTQMMMLRRSVEGASSDNGCEVKNRKSILSRHLNTQVKKTTTKWCHIARDSDSLAESEFESAAFSQGSRSGMSGGSRSLTMSRRDSESTRHDSETEDMLWDDLLHGPECRSSVTSDSEGAHVNTLHSGTKRDPKEDVFQQNHLFWLQNSSPASDRVSAIIWEGNECKKMDMSVLEISGIIMSRVNAYQQGVGYQMLGNVVTIGLAFFPFLHRLFREKSFDQLKSISAEEIMTLFCGAPPVTPIIILSMINFFERLCLTWIFFFMMCVAERTYKQRFLFAKLFSHITSARKARKYEIPHFRLKKVENIKIWLSLRSFLKRRGPQRSVDVVVSSVFLLTLSIAFICCAQVLQGHKTFLNDAYNWEFLIWETALLLFLLRLASLGSETNKKYSNVSILLTEQINLYLKMEKKPNKKEQLTLVNNVLKLSTKLLKELDTPFRLYGLTMNPLIYNITRVVILSAVSGVISDLLGFNIRLWKIKS
- the PHTF1 gene encoding protein PHTF1 isoform X2, which codes for MASNERDAISWYQKKIGAYDQQIWEKSIEQTQIKGFKNKPKKMGHIKPDLIDVDLIRGSTFAKAKPEIPWTSLTRKGLVRVVFFPLFSNWWIQVTSLRIFVWLLLLYLMQVIALVLYFMMPIVNVSEVLGPLCLMLLMGTVHCQIVSTQITRPSGNNGNRRRRKLRKTVNGDGSRENGNNSSDKVRGVETLESIPFIGGFWDSLFGNRIKRVKLICNKGTETDNDPSCLHPIIKKRQCRPEIRMWQTKEKAKFSDGEKCHREAFRHLGNGISDDLSSEEDGEARTQMMMLRRSVEGASSDNGCEVKNRKSILSRHLNTQVKKTTTKWCHIARDSDSLAESEFESAAFSQGSRSGMSGGSRSLTMSRRDSESTRHDSETEDMLWDDLLHGPECRSSVTSDSEGAHVNTLHSGTKRDPKEDVFQQNHLFWLQNSSPASDRVSAIIWEGNECKKMDMSVLEISGIIMSRVNAYQQGVGYQMLGNVVTIGLAFFPFLHRLFREKSFDQLKSISAEEIMTLFCGAPPVTPIIILSMINFFERLCLTWIFFFMMCVAERTYKQRFLFAKLFSHITSARKARKYEIPHFRLKKVENIKIWLSLRSFLKRRGPQRSVDVVVSSVFLLTLSIAFICCAQVLQGHKTFLNDAYNWEFLIWETALLLFLLRLASLGSETNKKYSNVSILLTEQELDTPFRLYGLTMNPLIYNITRVVILSAVSGVISDLLGFNIRLWKIKS
- the PHTF1 gene encoding protein PHTF1 isoform X1 yields the protein MASNERDAISWYQKKIGAYDQQIWEKSIEQTQIKGFKNKPKKMGHIKPDLIDVDLIRGSTFAKAKPEIPWTSLTRKGLVRVVFFPLFSNWWIQVTSLRIFVWLLLLYLMQVIALVLYFMMPIVNVSEVLGPLCLMLLMGTVHCQIVSTQITRPSGNNGNRRRRKLRKTVNGDGSRENGNNSSDKVRGVETLESIPFIGGFWDSLFGNRIKRVKLICNKGTETDNDPSCLHPIIKKRQCRPEIRMWQTKEKAKFSDGEKCHREAFRHLGNGISDDLSSEEDGEARTQMMMLRRSVEGASSDNGCEVKNRKSILSRHLNTQVKKTTTKWCHIARDSDSLAESEFESAAFSQGSRSGMSGGSRSLTMSRRDSESTRHDSETEDMLWDDLLHGPECRSSVTSDSEGAHVNTLHSGTKRDPKEDVFQQNHLFWLQNSSPASDRVSAIIWEGNECKKMDMSVLEISGIIMSRVNAYQQGVGYQMLGNVVTIGLAFFPFLHRLFREKSFDQLKSISAEEIMTLFCGAPPVTPIIILSMINFFERLCLTWIFFFMMCVAERTYKQRFLFAKLFSHITSARKARKYEIPHFRLKKVENIKIWLSLRSFLKRRGPQRSVDVVVSSVFLLTLSIAFICCAQVLQGHKTFLNDAYNWEFLIWETALLLFLLRLASLGSETNKKYSNVSILLTEQINLYLKMEKKPNKKEQLTLVNNVLKLSTKLLKELDTPFRLYGLTMNPLIYNITRVVILSAVSGVISDLLGFNIRLWKIKS